One genomic window of Pseudomonadales bacterium includes the following:
- the miaA gene encoding tRNA (adenosine(37)-N6)-dimethylallyltransferase MiaA, with the protein MLSANPTQTLPRAIFLMGPTASGKTDLAVALTEQLPCDIISVDSALVYRDMDIGSAKPDAETLARAPHRLISFLDPSEPYSAAQFRRDALCESTNIVQNGRIPLFVGGTMLYFKILLEGIAEMPAADAALRAALSAEAEQCGWPAMHAKLAEVDPIAAAQLHPNHSQRILRALEVHTLTGVPLSSLQKQQKQQQAEPLPFRPIQLALIPSDRVALHQRIERRFDQMLATGFIEEVRQLYQRGDLSTDLPSMRAVGYRQVWEHLAGNTTEAEMRSAGIAATRQLAKRQLTWLRGWPNLHTIPVAEPFCLEKVTQTALKILTEVGI; encoded by the coding sequence TTTTCTGATGGGCCCTACTGCATCGGGAAAAACGGATCTCGCTGTTGCGCTCACCGAGCAATTACCTTGCGACATCATCAGCGTGGATTCTGCACTGGTGTATCGCGACATGGATATCGGCAGCGCAAAACCGGATGCAGAAACTTTAGCGCGCGCACCACATCGTTTAATCAGTTTTCTTGATCCATCAGAGCCTTATTCTGCGGCGCAGTTCCGTCGTGATGCGCTGTGCGAAAGCACCAACATTGTGCAAAACGGACGCATTCCACTTTTTGTTGGCGGCACGATGTTGTATTTCAAAATTTTGCTGGAAGGCATCGCCGAAATGCCCGCTGCTGATGCCGCCTTGCGCGCTGCACTCAGTGCAGAAGCGGAACAATGCGGCTGGCCGGCCATGCACGCGAAATTAGCCGAGGTGGATCCCATCGCAGCAGCACAACTGCACCCCAATCATTCGCAGCGCATTTTGCGCGCGCTGGAGGTGCACACGCTCACCGGCGTGCCGCTCTCCTCTCTACAGAAACAGCAAAAACAACAGCAAGCCGAACCGCTGCCTTTTCGCCCCATCCAACTCGCGCTGATTCCCAGCGATAGAGTAGCGCTACATCAACGCATAGAACGGCGTTTTGATCAGATGCTCGCCACGGGGTTTATCGAGGAGGTGCGACAGTTGTATCAACGCGGCGACCTATCGACCGACCTGCCGTCCATGCGCGCAGTGGGCTATCGGCAGGTGTGGGAGCATCTGGCGGGCAACACCACCGAGGCAGAAATGCGCTCTGCAGGCATCGCCGCCACGCGCCAGCTCGCCAAACGCCAGCTTACTTGGCTGCGCGGTTGGCCCAATCTCCACACAATTCCTGTGGCGGAACCTTTTTGCTTAGAAAAAGTCACACAGACAGCCTTGAAAATACTGACCGAAGTCGGCATATAG
- the hfq gene encoding RNA chaperone Hfq: MSRGQSLQDPYLNVLRKERVPVSIYLVNGIKLQGQIDSFDQFVVLLKNTVSQMVYKHAISTVVPSRPVRLPMMNPPAGGSNPGSGNYDNYDDDDGYTDLGS, translated from the coding sequence ATGTCCAGAGGGCAGAGCTTACAAGACCCTTATTTGAATGTGCTGCGCAAAGAGCGCGTGCCTGTGTCCATTTATTTGGTCAACGGCATCAAGCTGCAAGGCCAAATTGACTCCTTTGACCAATTCGTCGTGCTGCTGAAAAACACTGTCAGCCAAATGGTTTACAAGCACGCCATCTCTACCGTCGTACCTTCGCGCCCTGTGCGCCTGCCGATGATGAATCCTCCTGCTGGTGGCTCTAACCCAGGCTCAGGCAACTACGACAACTATGACGACGATGACGGTTACACCGACCTCGGCAGCTAA
- the hflX gene encoding ribosome rescue GTPase HflX — protein sequence MFFDRPASGELAVLVHLDLHRPHTHEDLREFEELVLSAGGDPVTLICGSRTSPNARHFVGKGKLEEIQAAVQEHCAQLVIFDHELSPSQERNLEKSLQCRVLDRTGLILDIFAQRARTHEGKLQVELAQLQHMSTRLVRGWTHLERQKGGIGMRGPGETQLETDRRLLRARIKFIEARLEKVRSQREQGRRGRSRSATPTVSLAGYTNAGKSTLFNALTEADVYAANQLFATLDPTMRRINLPDTGTTVLADTVGFVRHLPHQLVEAFRSTLEEVALADLLLHVVDAASDERAEQMYQVEDVLGEIHADHVPRLEVFNKIDLLEMEPRIDRNDEGRAIRVWLSAREGTGLDLLRQAMDEYLADEQFTGTLHLKPEQARLRAKLFALQAITQEQFNDDGSQTIAVRLAQKDWQRLLTTEKLSEQELLESPPSRGKRTKKTSRSH from the coding sequence TTGTTTTTTGATCGCCCCGCATCCGGTGAGCTGGCTGTGCTGGTTCACTTGGATCTGCACCGTCCGCACACCCACGAAGATTTGCGCGAATTTGAGGAGCTCGTCCTGTCCGCAGGCGGCGACCCCGTCACGCTGATCTGCGGTTCACGCACTTCGCCCAACGCGCGCCATTTTGTCGGCAAAGGCAAGCTGGAAGAAATCCAAGCCGCCGTACAAGAACACTGTGCCCAGCTGGTGATTTTTGATCACGAGCTCTCACCCAGCCAAGAACGCAATCTGGAAAAATCCCTGCAATGTCGCGTGTTGGATCGCACCGGTTTGATACTCGACATCTTCGCTCAACGCGCCCGCACGCACGAAGGCAAGCTGCAAGTGGAACTGGCGCAACTGCAACATATGTCCACGCGCTTGGTGCGCGGCTGGACGCACTTGGAGCGACAAAAAGGCGGCATCGGTATGCGCGGCCCCGGTGAAACGCAGCTGGAAACGGACCGTCGTTTACTGCGCGCCCGCATTAAATTCATTGAGGCGCGATTAGAAAAAGTACGCAGCCAGCGCGAGCAGGGGCGGCGCGGTCGCTCACGCAGCGCCACGCCCACCGTTTCCCTCGCCGGTTACACCAACGCCGGTAAATCCACGCTGTTCAACGCGCTCACAGAAGCGGATGTTTACGCCGCCAACCAGTTGTTCGCCACGCTAGACCCCACCATGCGCCGCATCAACCTGCCCGACACCGGCACCACCGTGTTGGCGGATACCGTGGGCTTTGTGCGCCATCTGCCGCACCAATTGGTGGAGGCGTTTCGCAGCACACTGGAAGAAGTCGCGCTGGCTGATTTGCTGCTGCATGTGGTCGATGCCGCCAGCGACGAACGCGCTGAACAAATGTATCAAGTGGAAGATGTGCTCGGTGAAATTCACGCTGACCATGTGCCACGCTTGGAAGTGTTTAACAAAATTGATTTGCTGGAAATGGAACCACGCATTGATCGCAATGACGAAGGTCGTGCGATTCGCGTGTGGCTCTCCGCGCGTGAAGGCACAGGGCTGGATTTATTGCGGCAGGCGATGGACGAATACCTCGCCGATGAACAATTCACTGGCACACTGCATCTAAAACCAGAGCAAGCACGCCTGCGTGCAAAACTGTTTGCACTGCAAGCCATTACGCAAGAGCAATTCAATGACGATGGCAGCCAAACCATCGCCGTGCGCCTCGCGCAAAAAGATTGGCAACGCCTGCTCACGACTGAAAAGTTGAGCGAGCAAGAACTGTTAGAATCCCCTCCTTCACGCGGCAAGCGCACGAAAAAAACTTCTCGGAGTCACTAA
- the hflK gene encoding FtsH protease activity modulator HflK, with amino-acid sequence MAWNEPGNKGGGNPWGGPPNSKNELDALFKKLNNIFGNGGPSNEQPLGKLAALIIVVLAVLWAALGVYQLDEQKRAVVLRLGAFHSIVGPGIHWNPPLIDTILKENVTQQRSYTTQGAMLTEDENIVEVQVSVQYNIGDLQKFILGIRDPQHALEEATDSAVRHAIGSSKMDDVLTTGRDKIAADVQTRLQKYLDAYQTGIIVSTVNIEKTQPPTAVQAAFDDVIKAREDEQRVQNEAQTYANTVIPEARGQVKRVHEEALAYRDRVVARATGEAARFEALLAEYNKAPEITRKRLYLETMQSLYADNSKVMINTQQNGNNVFYLPLDRLANRNGITNNSGNDANNNATRTTPTAIDDSNVATRSTSNETRTSRREGRP; translated from the coding sequence ATGGCTTGGAATGAACCCGGCAACAAAGGCGGCGGCAACCCTTGGGGCGGCCCACCGAACAGCAAAAATGAGTTGGACGCACTGTTCAAAAAATTAAACAATATTTTTGGCAATGGCGGTCCGAGTAACGAACAACCTTTAGGCAAACTTGCCGCATTAATCATCGTCGTGCTGGCTGTGCTGTGGGCTGCACTGGGTGTTTATCAGTTGGATGAACAAAAACGCGCCGTCGTTTTGCGCTTAGGTGCATTTCATTCCATCGTCGGCCCCGGTATCCACTGGAATCCACCTTTGATTGACACCATTTTGAAAGAAAATGTCACGCAACAGCGCTCTTACACTACGCAGGGCGCGATGCTGACGGAAGATGAAAACATCGTTGAAGTGCAAGTATCCGTGCAATACAACATTGGCGATTTGCAAAAATTTATTTTAGGCATTCGCGATCCGCAACACGCGTTGGAAGAAGCAACCGACAGCGCGGTGCGCCATGCCATCGGCAGTTCAAAAATGGATGATGTTTTAACGACGGGGCGCGACAAAATTGCTGCCGATGTGCAAACGCGTTTGCAAAAATATCTCGATGCGTATCAAACCGGCATTATCGTCAGCACTGTGAACATCGAAAAAACACAACCACCGACTGCGGTACAAGCGGCATTTGACGATGTAATCAAAGCGCGTGAAGACGAACAGCGTGTACAAAACGAAGCGCAAACTTATGCCAACACCGTCATCCCCGAAGCGCGTGGCCAAGTGAAACGCGTGCATGAAGAAGCACTGGCCTACCGCGACCGCGTCGTTGCGCGCGCCACCGGTGAAGCAGCACGCTTTGAAGCACTGCTTGCTGAATACAACAAAGCGCCAGAAATTACACGCAAGCGGTTGTATCTGGAAACCATGCAATCACTCTACGCAGACAACAGCAAAGTGATGATCAATACACAGCAAAATGGCAACAATGTGTTTTATTTACCGCTTGATCGCTTAGCCAATCGCAACGGCATCACAAACAACAGCGGCAACGACGCAAACAACAATGCAACACGCACTACGCCAACCGCTATTGACGATAGCAATGTAGCAACGCGTAGTACCAGCAATGAAACGCGCACCAGCCGTCGAGAGGGCCGCCCATGA
- the hflC gene encoding protease modulator HflC: MNRIGNILLTILAVVWLAGQFIFVVYEFDKAVVLQFGKLVKSDIKPGIHFRVPFVDEVHRFDGRIQTLDTRAERYPTVEKKSVMVDLYAHWKITDVARYYTATGGDAIRAELLISQRINEGLRNQFGVRTLHEVVSGERDALMVNMTKKLTEITSKELGIEVVDVRVKRIELPDEVSVDVYNRMNSERAREARKHRSEGKEVAEGIRADADRQKIVLEAEAYGEAEKIRGEGDAKATAIYAAAYGKNAEFFNFTRSLQAYRDSFKSGGDMLVLDPNDSFFSYLKNPNGTAR; encoded by the coding sequence ATGAACCGCATCGGCAATATTTTATTAACCATCTTGGCTGTCGTTTGGTTGGCTGGGCAGTTTATTTTTGTGGTGTATGAATTTGATAAAGCCGTGGTGCTGCAATTCGGCAAACTGGTGAAATCGGATATTAAACCCGGCATCCATTTTCGTGTTCCCTTCGTGGATGAAGTGCACCGTTTTGATGGCCGTATTCAAACACTCGACACACGCGCAGAACGCTATCCCACTGTCGAGAAAAAATCGGTGATGGTGGATTTGTACGCGCACTGGAAAATTACCGATGTCGCTCGCTATTACACAGCAACCGGTGGCGATGCTATTCGCGCAGAACTGCTGATCTCGCAGCGTATCAACGAAGGTTTGCGCAACCAGTTTGGCGTGCGCACGCTGCACGAAGTGGTTTCCGGTGAGCGCGACGCGTTGATGGTTAACATGACGAAAAAACTCACGGAAATTACCAGCAAAGAACTGGGTATCGAAGTGGTGGATGTGCGCGTCAAACGCATCGAGTTGCCCGACGAAGTCAGCGTCGATGTTTACAATCGTATGAACTCCGAACGCGCACGCGAAGCGCGCAAACATCGCTCGGAAGGTAAAGAAGTGGCTGAAGGCATTCGTGCCGATGCCGATCGCCAAAAAATTGTTTTGGAAGCTGAAGCCTACGGTGAAGCCGAAAAAATTCGCGGTGAAGGCGACGCTAAAGCGACAGCGATCTATGCAGCAGCTTACGGCAAGAACGCAGAATTTTTTAACTTCACACGCAGCTTGCAAGCCTATCGCGACAGTTTTAAATCGGGTGGCGATATGTTGGTACTCGATCCCAACGACAGCTTTTTCAGCTACCTAAAAAACCCCAATGGCACAGCGCGCTAA
- a CDS encoding TIGR02281 family clan AA aspartic protease: MAQRAKYIANLFLLLLSAAAAAMPDIRVNGLMPNQAVVTIDGKQRILKAGVPSAEGVTLISADSQKAVLEWQGQRVERTLSREIQSSYAVRTEQEARIQRGRDKHFFTTGNINGQPVRFMVDTGAFAIAMTPPEADRLGLNWRSGERFVANTAGGGTPSYKITLDSVSVGSITLHNITAAVIVADSSPDILLGMSFLEKTEMREENNVLILRKKY; the protein is encoded by the coding sequence ATGGCACAGCGCGCTAAATACATTGCCAATCTGTTCTTGCTGTTGCTCAGCGCAGCAGCAGCGGCTATGCCCGATATCCGCGTCAACGGCTTGATGCCCAACCAAGCCGTGGTGACGATCGACGGCAAGCAGCGCATCCTCAAAGCAGGCGTACCTAGCGCGGAAGGTGTCACACTGATTTCCGCCGACAGCCAGAAAGCTGTGCTGGAATGGCAGGGGCAGCGCGTGGAACGCACGCTGTCGCGTGAAATCCAATCGAGCTATGCCGTGCGTACAGAACAAGAAGCCCGCATCCAACGCGGGCGCGACAAGCATTTCTTCACCACCGGCAACATCAACGGCCAGCCTGTGCGCTTCATGGTCGATACCGGCGCGTTTGCCATCGCCATGACACCGCCTGAAGCGGATCGCCTCGGCTTGAACTGGCGCAGCGGTGAACGGTTTGTTGCCAATACGGCGGGCGGTGGCACGCCTAGCTACAAAATCACGCTCGATAGCGTCAGCGTAGGCAGTATCACGCTGCACAACATTACGGCTGCCGTTATCGTCGCCGACTCCTCGCCCGATATTCTGCTCGGCATGAGTTTCTTGGAAAAAACAGAAATGCGTGAGGAGAACAATGTCCTCATCCTGCGCAAAAAATACTGA
- the ribA gene encoding GTP cyclohydrolase II gives MPFHFVASSQLPTTWGDFTLHGFEDSDTQQEHIALTMGDVSDGSPVLARIHSECLTGDVLHSLRCDCGAQLNAAMQAIAEEGRGVLLYLRQEGRGIGLVNKIRAYHLQDQGADTVEANKQLGFEADLRQYDMLNTMLSHLGVRKLRLMTNNPRKLAALEAAGITIEERIPLQVGVNPHNRQYLATKAGKLGHLLTPPSP, from the coding sequence GTGCCGTTTCATTTCGTAGCATCCTCTCAGCTGCCGACTACCTGGGGTGATTTCACGCTCCACGGCTTTGAAGATAGCGATACGCAACAAGAGCATATTGCGCTGACGATGGGCGATGTCAGTGACGGCAGCCCTGTGCTTGCGCGTATCCACTCGGAGTGTCTCACGGGCGATGTGCTGCACAGCCTGCGCTGTGATTGCGGCGCACAGCTCAATGCCGCCATGCAAGCGATTGCAGAAGAAGGGCGCGGGGTTCTGCTCTATCTGCGCCAAGAAGGACGCGGCATCGGCCTCGTTAACAAAATTCGCGCCTACCACCTGCAAGACCAAGGTGCGGATACGGTCGAGGCCAACAAACAGCTCGGCTTCGAAGCTGACCTGCGCCAATACGATATGCTCAACACCATGCTCAGCCATCTGGGCGTACGCAAGCTGCGCTTGATGACCAACAACCCTCGCAAATTGGCAGCACTGGAAGCCGCAGGCATCACCATCGAAGAACGCATCCCGCTGCAAGTGGGTGTGAACCCGCACAATCGTCAATACCTAGCGACCAAGGCCGGCAAACTGGGACACCTGTTAACACCGCCCTCCCCCTGA
- the panC gene encoding pantoate--beta-alanine ligase yields MQTCQRLSTLREQLNQERHAGKRIALVATMGNLHEGHMQLIRLAKAQANFVVASIFVNPLQFGLNEDWEQYPRTLERDSAMLTAEGCDLLFCPTENDMYPNGMETQTKVEVPTMTNILCGASRPGHFLGVTTVVAKLLNMTQPDIAIFGIKDYQQLTVIRRMVEDLSIPVQLVAAPIARAEDGLALSSRNGYLTAEERPRATALYQALVQTSAAVQAGRRDYAQLENEALAQLTQVDMRPDYFSIRQAKTLEPAAAGDTDLVILGAVYLGKTRLIDNVTLTV; encoded by the coding sequence ATGCAGACTTGTCAACGCCTCAGCACCCTGCGCGAGCAACTCAATCAAGAGCGCCACGCCGGCAAACGCATCGCCCTCGTTGCCACCATGGGTAACCTGCACGAAGGCCACATGCAACTGATCAGACTGGCCAAGGCACAAGCGAATTTTGTGGTGGCGAGCATCTTCGTCAACCCCCTGCAATTCGGCCTCAATGAAGATTGGGAGCAATACCCGCGCACTCTGGAGCGCGACAGCGCCATGCTCACCGCCGAAGGCTGTGACCTGCTGTTCTGCCCCACCGAAAACGACATGTACCCCAACGGCATGGAGACACAGACCAAGGTCGAAGTCCCCACCATGACCAACATCCTCTGCGGCGCATCGCGCCCTGGCCACTTCCTTGGCGTCACCACCGTGGTCGCCAAGCTGCTCAACATGACGCAACCCGACATCGCCATCTTCGGCATTAAGGATTACCAGCAACTGACCGTAATTCGTCGCATGGTGGAAGACCTCAGCATCCCCGTGCAGCTGGTGGCAGCACCCATCGCCCGCGCGGAAGATGGGCTCGCGCTCAGCTCTCGCAACGGCTATCTCACCGCTGAGGAGCGTCCTCGCGCCACGGCGCTGTACCAAGCTTTGGTGCAAACCAGTGCGGCTGTGCAGGCCGGCCGTCGCGATTACGCGCAGCTCGAAAACGAGGCGCTGGCACAACTGACACAAGTGGATATGCGTCCCGATTATTTCTCTATTCGCCAAGCCAAAACGCTAGAACCTGCGGCGGCAGGTGATACCGATTTAGTCATACTCGGCGCGGTTTATCTCGGAAAAACCCGCCTGATTGATAATGTAACTTTGACCGTTTAA
- a CDS encoding aspartate 1-decarboxylase, with product MQNIMLKGKLHQACVTHSVLDYDGSCAIDSDLVKLAGMREFEQIQIYNITNGERFTTYIILGGAGSGIISVNGSAAHRAKPGDRVIICAYANYDENELTDHAPKLVYLNEQNKVVRTANIIPVQAA from the coding sequence ATGCAAAATATCATGCTGAAAGGCAAACTCCATCAAGCCTGCGTGACACATTCTGTACTCGACTACGACGGCTCCTGCGCCATTGATAGCGATTTGGTCAAGCTGGCTGGCATGCGTGAATTTGAACAGATTCAAATTTACAACATCACTAACGGTGAGCGTTTTACTACTTACATTATTTTGGGTGGTGCGGGCTCTGGCATCATTTCTGTCAATGGCTCTGCCGCGCATCGCGCTAAACCCGGTGACCGCGTCATTATCTGCGCCTACGCCAACTACGACGAAAATGAACTGACAGATCATGCACCGAAACTGGTTTATCTCAACGAACAAAATAAAGTTGTGCGCACTGCCAACATTATTCCTGTTCAAGCAGCCTGA
- the prfB gene encoding peptide chain release factor 2 (programmed frameshift), whose product MEINPLLNLIKDLRQRSDVLRGIFDYANKKERLTEVELELGDPSVWDKPERAQELGRERSALSAVVSTLDDMESGLNDVTDLLEMAAAEDDTDTVAAIEADLDALQKKLALLEFRRMFSGEMDPNNCFLDIQAGSGGTEAQDWAEMLLRMYLRWGDAKGFKTELVEASAGDVAGIKSATISFQGEYAYGWLRTETGVHRLVRKSPFDSGNRRHTSFSSVFVSPEIDDNIEIEINPADLKTDVYRASGAGGQHVNKTESAVRITHMPSGIVVQCQSQRSQHANRDFAMKQLKAKLYEMEIKKQQAEQQKMEDSKADVSWGSQIRSYVLDDSRIKDLRTGVETRNTQSVLDGDLDKFIEASLKSGL is encoded by the exons TTGGAAATTAATCCACTGCTCAACTTAATCAAAGACTTGCGCCAGCGCTCCGATGTGCTGAGG GGTATCTTTGACTACGCCAACAAGAAAGAGCGTTTAACCGAAGTTGAGTTAGAACTGGGAGATCCCAGCGTTTGGGATAAACCTGAGCGCGCACAAGAATTAGGCCGCGAACGCTCTGCGCTCAGCGCTGTTGTCAGCACGCTGGACGACATGGAGTCCGGCCTCAACGATGTCACCGATTTATTGGAAATGGCCGCAGCGGAAGACGACACCGATACCGTCGCCGCGATTGAAGCTGATTTAGATGCACTGCAAAAAAAATTAGCACTGCTTGAATTTCGCCGCATGTTTTCTGGCGAGATGGATCCCAACAACTGCTTCCTCGATATCCAAGCCGGTTCCGGCGGCACGGAAGCGCAAGACTGGGCAGAAATGCTGTTGCGTATGTATTTGCGTTGGGGTGATGCCAAAGGTTTCAAAACCGAATTGGTAGAAGCCTCCGCAGGTGATGTCGCCGGCATTAAATCCGCCACTATCAGTTTTCAAGGCGAATACGCTTACGGCTGGCTGCGCACGGAAACGGGCGTACATCGTTTAGTGCGCAAATCGCCGTTTGATTCAGGCAATCGCCGCCACACTTCGTTTTCATCCGTCTTTGTTTCACCGGAAATTGATGACAACATCGAAATTGAAATCAATCCTGCGGATTTGAAAACCGATGTTTACCGAGCATCTGGCGCGGGCGGTCAGCACGTCAACAAAACTGAATCTGCGGTGCGCATCACACACATGCCCAGCGGTATTGTGGTGCAATGCCAATCGCAGCGTTCACAGCACGCCAACCGCGATTTTGCCATGAAGCAGTTGAAAGCGAAGTTGTATGAAATGGAAATCAAAAAACAGCAAGCAGAACAACAAAAAATGGAAGACAGCAAAGCCGATGTCAGCTGGGGCAGCCAAATCCGTTCTTATGTATTGGATGATTCGCGTATCAAAGATTTACGCACCGGCGTGGAAACGCGCAACACACAATCCGTACTCGACGGCGATTTGGATAAATTCATCGAAGCCAGTTTGAAAAGTGGACTCTAA
- the lysS gene encoding lysine--tRNA ligase — MTEETNTQPEENKLIAERRAKLAAIREKGIAFPNSFRPQDLTTALQNELGERSKEELEALNRQTAVAGRIMAKRGPFLVLQDVAGRIQLYIDKTHAQAEEIKSWDIGDIVGAAGPVHKSGKGDLYVLIESAQLLTKALRPLPDKWHGLSDTEMRYRQRYVDLIVNDDVRRVFRTRSIVIDAIRDFLTDRDFLEVETPMMQVIPGGATAKPFVTHHNALDQQMYLRIAPELYLKRLVVGGFDKVFEINRNFRNEGLSTRHNPEFTMLEFYEAYADYRDLMDRTEAMLRYVAHRALGSAQFCNTVRNEAGEVIEQIDFDFDKPFTRMSVFDSILHFNADINAEQLATLEGARAIATRLNIPLKNSYGLGKVQIEIFEKTVEHRLIQPTFITEYPTEVSPLARRNDNNAFVTDRFEFFVGGREIANGFSELNDAEDQAERFRKQVEDKDAGDEEAMHYDADYITALEYGLPPTAGEGIGIDRLVMLLTDSPSIRDVVLFPHMRPQH, encoded by the coding sequence ATGACTGAAGAAACCAATACACAGCCAGAAGAAAACAAATTGATTGCTGAACGACGCGCAAAACTGGCTGCGATTCGTGAAAAAGGCATTGCCTTTCCCAACAGCTTTCGCCCGCAAGACCTCACCACTGCGCTGCAAAACGAATTGGGCGAACGCAGCAAAGAAGAGCTAGAAGCGTTAAATCGCCAAACCGCTGTTGCCGGTCGCATCATGGCAAAACGCGGCCCGTTCTTGGTGCTACAAGATGTCGCTGGACGCATTCAACTCTACATCGACAAAACACACGCGCAAGCCGAAGAAATCAAAAGCTGGGACATTGGCGACATCGTCGGCGCGGCAGGCCCCGTGCATAAATCCGGCAAAGGTGATTTGTATGTGTTGATTGAATCCGCGCAACTGCTCACGAAAGCACTGCGCCCGCTGCCTGACAAATGGCACGGGCTGTCAGATACCGAAATGCGCTACCGCCAACGCTATGTCGATCTGATTGTGAACGACGATGTGCGCCGCGTGTTTCGCACGCGCTCTATCGTGATTGATGCTATCCGCGACTTTCTCACTGACCGCGATTTCCTCGAAGTGGAAACACCGATGATGCAAGTGATCCCAGGTGGTGCGACAGCAAAACCGTTTGTCACGCATCACAACGCGCTCGATCAGCAGATGTATCTGCGCATCGCGCCCGAGTTATATCTCAAACGCTTGGTGGTCGGAGGTTTTGACAAAGTGTTTGAGATCAATCGCAACTTCCGCAACGAAGGTTTATCCACGCGCCACAACCCAGAGTTCACCATGCTGGAGTTTTACGAAGCGTATGCTGATTATCGCGATTTAATGGATCGCACCGAAGCGATGCTGCGCTATGTCGCACACCGCGCTTTGGGCAGCGCACAATTTTGTAACACGGTGCGCAACGAAGCGGGCGAAGTTATTGAGCAGATTGATTTTGATTTTGATAAACCGTTCACGCGCATGAGCGTGTTTGATTCCATTCTGCATTTTAATGCCGATATCAACGCTGAACAGCTCGCCACACTGGAAGGCGCACGCGCCATCGCCACGCGCTTGAACATTCCGCTAAAAAATTCGTACGGCTTAGGAAAAGTACAAATTGAAATTTTTGAAAAAACGGTTGAGCACCGCTTGATTCAGCCAACTTTCATTACTGAATACCCGACTGAAGTTTCACCACTGGCGCGCCGCAATGACAACAACGCGTTTGTCACGGATCGCTTTGAATTTTTTGTTGGCGGCCGAGAAATTGCCAACGGCTTTTCCGAGTTAAACGACGCCGAAGACCAAGCCGAACGCTTCCGCAAACAAGTGGAAGACAAGGACGCAGGTGATGAAGAGGCTATGCACTACGATGCGGATTACATCACTGCATTAGAATACGGCTTGCCGCCAACGGCAGGCGAAGGTATCGGTATTGATCGACTGGTGATGCTGCTGACGGATTCGCCCTCCATTCGCGATGTCGTGTTATTCCCTCACATGCGTCCACAACACTGA
- the ung gene encoding uracil-DNA glycosylase, which yields MSSIQLDAEWRQLLQSEFDAPYMQQLRAFLAAEKAARKTIYPAGSQWFNALNHTPFSAVKVVILGQDPYHGPQQAHGLCFSVLAGTKQPPSLVNIFAEIKRDLHIDPPAHGDLTAWADQGVLLLNATLTVEHSQAGSHQGKGWELFTDKIISLLNAQREHLVFLLWGSHAQKKGALIDRKKHLVLTAPHPSPLSAYRGFIGCGHFSQANRYLQQHGVSAINWQLP from the coding sequence GTGAGCAGCATTCAACTCGACGCAGAATGGCGGCAACTTCTGCAATCGGAGTTTGATGCGCCTTATATGCAACAACTGCGCGCGTTTCTCGCCGCAGAAAAAGCAGCAAGGAAAACCATTTACCCAGCAGGCTCACAATGGTTTAACGCACTCAATCACACGCCTTTTTCTGCGGTAAAAGTGGTGATACTCGGACAAGATCCGTATCACGGCCCACAGCAGGCACACGGTCTTTGCTTTTCTGTGTTAGCTGGTACGAAGCAGCCGCCGTCACTGGTGAATATTTTTGCTGAAATAAAACGCGATTTGCATATTGATCCACCCGCACATGGGGATCTCACCGCGTGGGCCGATCAAGGTGTGCTATTACTCAATGCAACACTCACGGTGGAGCACAGCCAAGCGGGTTCGCATCAAGGCAAAGGCTGGGAATTATTTACCGATAAAATTATTTCTCTGCTCAATGCGCAGCGTGAGCATTTGGTGTTTTTATTGTGGGGCAGTCATGCGCAAAAAAAAGGCGCGCTGATTGATCGCAAAAAACATTTGGTGCTCACCGCGCCGCACCCTTCACCGCTTTCTGCGTATCGCGGTTTTATTGGCTGTGGGCATTTTTCGCAGGCAAATCGTTATTTGCAGCAACACGGCGTATCAGCGATCAACTGGCAGCTGCCTTAG